The Peribacillus simplex genome contains a region encoding:
- the iolE gene encoding myo-inosose-2 dehydratase, with protein sequence MQEISWGIAPIGWRNDDIPEIGAENTLSHLLSDIVVAGFQGTEVGGFFPEPAVLNKELQLRNLKIAGQWFSSFIIRDGIEIAERDFHEHCKYLQAVDGDVAVVSEQTYSIQGGRYDVFKEKPHFTEEEWGMLCTGLNRLGAIAGLYNLKLVYHHHMGTGVQTLSEIDRLMENTEKKVHLLYDTGHIYVSDGDCMSLLQKHIDRIRHVHFKDVRNNVLEQCRKKGKSFQESFLNGMFTVPGDGCIDFVEAYHILLENHYKGWIVVEAEQDPSVAHPLEYALIARKYINDRLLLVQD encoded by the coding sequence ACCGGAAATCGGAGCTGAAAACACTTTATCCCACCTTTTAAGCGATATTGTCGTGGCAGGATTTCAGGGGACCGAAGTAGGAGGTTTCTTTCCGGAACCGGCGGTCCTGAATAAAGAGCTGCAGCTTCGGAACTTAAAAATAGCCGGTCAGTGGTTCAGCAGTTTCATCATCCGTGATGGCATCGAAATAGCAGAAAGGGATTTCCATGAACATTGCAAATATTTACAGGCTGTCGATGGAGATGTAGCGGTAGTATCCGAACAGACCTACAGTATCCAAGGCGGAAGGTACGATGTATTTAAGGAAAAGCCGCACTTTACTGAAGAAGAATGGGGAATGTTGTGTACGGGCCTGAATCGGCTCGGGGCTATTGCTGGACTTTACAACTTAAAACTGGTGTATCACCACCACATGGGGACAGGGGTCCAGACACTGAGTGAAATTGACCGCCTTATGGAAAATACCGAAAAGAAGGTGCATCTGTTATATGATACTGGACATATTTATGTATCGGATGGAGATTGCATGTCCCTTCTGCAAAAGCATATTGACCGCATTAGGCACGTTCATTTCAAGGATGTGAGGAATAACGTGCTGGAGCAGTGCCGGAAAAAGGGGAAATCATTTCAAGAATCTTTTTTAAATGGCATGTTCACGGTGCCTGGTGACGGCTGCATTGACTTTGTGGAAGCTTACCATATATTACTGGAAAATCATTATAAAGGCTGGATTGTAGTTGAGGCGGAACAAGATCCGTCCGTTGCCCATCCATTGGAATACGCATTAATCGCTCGTAAGTATATAAATGACAGGCTGCTCCTAGTTCAAGATTAA
- a CDS encoding sugar porter family MFS transporter has product MSNDGNQMAFLRKIIIISTLGGLLFGYDTGVINGALPFMSEADQLNLNSLTQGLVASSLLLGAALGAFLGGRLSDYAGRRKNILFLSVLFFLSTIGCTFAPNVTVMIVCRFLLGLAVGGASVTVPTYLAEMSPAERRGRIVTQNELMIVSGQLLAFIFNAILGTTMGDSSHVWRYMLAIASLPAILLFFGMIRLPESPRWLVSKNKNEEALKVLKRIRKMDEAESEYQGIKATFDEENHVKKATYKDLTVPWIRRIVFIGIGIAIVQQITGVNSIMYYGTQILKDAGFETKAALIGNIANGIISVLATFLGIWLLGKIGRRPMLLTGLIGTTTTLLLIGVLSSLLEGTAALPYIILSLTVTFLAFQQGAISPVTWLMLSEIFPLQVRGLGMGVTVFFLWVVNFLIGLTFPVLLDKVGLSITFYIFFALGIMAITFVKKCLPETRGLTLEQLEQNFRNHGKEPAKEMTKII; this is encoded by the coding sequence TTGAGTAATGATGGAAATCAAATGGCATTCTTACGCAAGATTATTATTATCTCGACGTTAGGCGGTCTTTTGTTCGGATATGATACAGGTGTCATTAACGGTGCCTTGCCGTTCATGTCCGAAGCGGATCAACTTAATCTCAATTCACTTACGCAAGGACTTGTTGCCAGTTCACTTCTTTTAGGCGCGGCACTTGGAGCGTTTCTGGGAGGCAGGCTTTCCGATTATGCGGGCCGCCGAAAAAACATTCTTTTTCTTTCGGTACTTTTTTTCCTTTCCACCATTGGATGCACGTTTGCACCGAATGTTACGGTCATGATTGTCTGCCGTTTTCTACTCGGCCTTGCGGTAGGCGGGGCGTCAGTAACCGTTCCTACTTATTTGGCGGAAATGTCTCCTGCTGAACGACGAGGCAGGATCGTCACCCAAAATGAATTAATGATTGTTAGCGGACAGCTGCTTGCATTCATCTTCAACGCCATTCTTGGGACAACGATGGGTGACAGTTCACATGTTTGGCGTTACATGCTGGCAATAGCATCACTTCCAGCCATACTTCTTTTCTTTGGCATGATCAGGTTGCCTGAAAGTCCAAGGTGGCTTGTGTCCAAGAACAAAAATGAAGAGGCCCTGAAAGTTTTGAAAAGAATACGTAAAATGGATGAGGCAGAATCGGAATATCAGGGAATCAAAGCGACATTCGATGAGGAGAACCATGTTAAAAAAGCAACATATAAAGATTTGACAGTCCCATGGATACGGAGAATTGTCTTTATTGGAATAGGGATTGCCATCGTTCAGCAAATAACGGGTGTAAATTCCATCATGTACTATGGTACCCAAATTTTAAAAGATGCAGGGTTTGAGACAAAAGCTGCTTTGATCGGGAATATTGCAAACGGTATCATTTCTGTTTTGGCAACGTTTTTAGGTATTTGGCTGCTTGGTAAAATCGGGCGCCGTCCAATGCTCTTAACCGGTTTGATCGGGACTACGACCACATTGCTATTGATTGGCGTCTTATCTTCCCTTCTTGAAGGGACGGCTGCCCTTCCCTATATCATTTTGTCCTTGACTGTCACTTTCCTTGCCTTTCAGCAGGGGGCCATTTCACCGGTTACCTGGTTGATGCTTTCAGAGATTTTCCCGCTTCAAGTACGTGGGCTCGGTATGGGTGTCACCGTATTTTTCCTTTGGGTCGTGAACTTTCTAATCGGCTTAACATTCCCGGTTTTACTAGATAAAGTCGGATTGTCTATCACATTCTATATCTTTTTCGCTTTAGGCATCATGGCTATCACCTTCGTGAAAAAATGTTTACCGGAAACGAGAGGACTTACACTTGAACAGCTTGAACAAAACTTCCGCAATCATGGAAAAGAACCTGCAAAGGAAATGACAAAAATAATTTAA